One region of Carya illinoinensis cultivar Pawnee chromosome 8, C.illinoinensisPawnee_v1, whole genome shotgun sequence genomic DNA includes:
- the LOC122318625 gene encoding 50S ribosomal protein L22, chloroplastic-like encodes MVGWQRQVQFVLRRFGKRVEYNYNAFASFSSVRLESSTFTSELPYLQRLWRPTSANISRPLYQYFQQLGISSSRKLLADLSEESAIPSPLTPVLALNSGKSDGQNQKAVSKPSKVQAVLKGIKQSPKKVNLVAALVRGMRVEDALLQLQVTVKRAAKTVYQVIHSARANATHNYGLDPDRLLVAESFVGKGLFKKRVSYHAKGKCGIKVRPECRLTVVVREMTAEEEAEIARLRVHNFRKLTKRERRLVPHKLIETTPIWNRKGKAREPRGMAA; translated from the exons ATGGTGGGCTGGCAAAGACAAGTACAATTTGTACTTCGTCGCTTTGGGAAAAGAGTAGAATATAATTACAATGCATTTGCCAGCTTTTCTTCGGTTCGCTTGGAATCCTCCACTTTTACAA GTGAGTTACCTTATTTGCAGAGACTATGGAGACCAACTTCTGCAAACATTTCAAGGCCTTTGTATCAATATTTTCAACAATTG GGAATTTCTAGTTCTAGGAAGTTACTAGCAGATTTGTCTGAAGAATCGGCCATCCCATCTCCATTGACTCCTGTGTTGGCATTAAACAGTGGAAAAAGTGATGGCCAGAACCAGAAAGCAGTCTCGAAACCTTCCAAGGTTCAAGCTGTCTTAAAGGGCATTAAACAG AGTCCAAAGAAGGTCAACTTGGTTGCTGCTTTAGTTCGTGGCATGCGAGTTGAAGATGCATTGTTGCAGTTACAAGTGACAGTAAAGCGAGCTGCAAAGACTGTATATCAG GTTATTCACTCAGCCCGAGCAAACGCAACACATAACTATGGGCTGGATCCCGATCGTCTCCTAGTTG CTGAGTCATTTGTTGGGAAAGGATTATTTAAAAAGAGAGTTTCCTACCATGCTAAAGGAAAATGTGGAATCAAAGTGAGACCTGAGTGCCGACTGACAGTAGTAGTAAGGGAGATGACCGCTGAAGAGGAGGCTGAGATAGCCAGACTCAGGGTCCACAATTTCCGCAAGCTCACTAAGCGAGAAAGGCGACTTGTACCTCATAAGCTTATTGAGACGACTCCAATCTGGAATCGCAAGGGCAAAGCTCGTGAACCGAGAGGCATGGCTGCATGA
- the LOC122318626 gene encoding pentatricopeptide repeat-containing protein At5g42310, chloroplastic: MFLLPPPLPNRFPSVPLTFTTQFRHHRHRHIFQPPLSVTAIVTEASSFSVSSSRQLDDGDGDDENDINNRRYDFTPLLDFLSNSPDTTGSSGPDPPISLDPTEFHLAESYRAVPAPVWHSFLKSLCSSSSSSIGLAYAVVSWLQKHNLCFSYELLYSILIHALGRSEKLYEAFLLSQRQSLTPLTYNALIGACARNDDLEKALNLMSRMRQDGFPPDFVNYSLIIQSLTRTNKAGSPILQKLYSEIECDRIELDCQLLNDIIVGFANAGDSARAMHFLAKAQASGLSAKTATLVALISALGNSGLTVEAEAIFEEIRDSGLKPRTRAYNALLKAYVTAGSLKDAESIVSEMEKTGVLPDEHTYSLLIDAYANAGRWESARIVLKEMEACNVQPNSYVFSRILASYRDRGEWQRSFQVLKEMKSSGVTPDRHFYNVMIDTFGKHNCLDHAVATFDRMLSEGIEPDTVTWNTLIDCHCKAGRHGRAEELFEEMQEKGYSPCATTYNIMINCLGDQERWEEVKRLLGKMQSQGLLPNVVTYTTLVDIYGQSGRFEDAIECLEGMKSAGLRPSSTMYNALINAYAQRGLSEEAIKAFRVMRADGLKPSLLALNSLINAFGEDRRDVEAFAVLQYMKENDLKPDVVTYTTLMKALIRVDKYHKVPSVYEEMILSGCTPDRKARAMLRSALRYMKQTLKSIKS; this comes from the exons ATGTTTCTTCTGCCACCACCCCTTCCAAATCGTTTCCCTTCAGTTCCGCTAACTTTCACAACACAGTTCCGCCACCACCGCCACCGCCATATATTCCAACCTCCACTTTCCGTTACCGCCATCGTTACCGAAGCGTCCTCTTTCTCTGTTTCCTCGTCCAGACAACTTGATGACGGCGACGGCGACGACGAAAACGACATCAACAATCGCCGCTACGACTTCACTCCCCTCCTCGACTTCCTTTCTAACTCTCCCGATACCACCGGCAGTTCGGGTCCGGACCCTCCTATTTCACTTGACCCGACCGAGTTCCATCTCGCTGAGTCGTACCGGGCCGTGCCGGCACCCGTCTGGCACTCATTCCTAAAATCCCTCtgttcctcctcctcctcctccattgGACTGGCATACGCCGTCGTTTCATGGCTCCAGAAACACAACCTCTGCTTCTCCTACGAATTGCTCTACTCAATTCTCATCCACGCGCTTGGGCGCTCCGAGAAGCTCTACGAGGCGTTCTTGCTTTCCCAGAGACAATCCCTAACCCCGTTAACCTACAACGCCCTAATAGGCGCTTGTGCTCGCAACGACGACCTCGAAAAGGCGCTCAATCTCATGTCTCGCATGCGCCAAGACGGTTTCCCACCCGACTTCGTCAATTACAGCTTAATTATTCAGTCCCTTACGCGCACTAACAAAGCCGGCTCTCCGATTTTGCAGAAGCTTTATTCCGAGATCGAATGCGATAGGATCGAGCTCGATTGCCAGCTTCTGAATGACATTATCGTCGGTTTTGCGAACGCCGGTGACTCTGCGCGTGCCATGCATTTCCTAGCCAAGGCTCAGGCCAGCGGGTTGAGCGCTAAAACTGCAACTCTCGTTGCGCTTATATCTGCCTTGGGGAACTCGGGTCTCACCGTGGAGGCCGAGGCCATTTTCGAAGAAATAAGGGACTCCGGATTGAAGCCAAGGACTAGGGCTTACAACGCGCTTCTGAAAGCGTATGTGACAGCCGGTTCCTTGAAAGACGCCGAGTCGATCGTATCGGAGATGGAGAAGACAGGAGTTTTGCCGGATGAGCATACTTACAGTCTTCTTATCGATGCATATGCAAATGCAGGCCGGTGGGAAAGCGCGAGGATCGTCTTGAAAGAAATGGAGGCTTGCAATGTACAGCCTAATTCGTACGTGTTTAGTAGGATTTTAGCGAGTTATAGGGACAGAGGAGAATGGCAGAGATCCTTTCAGGTTTTGAAGGAAATGAAGAGTAGTGGAGTAACGCCGGATAGGCATTTTTACAATGTGATGATTGATACTTTTGGCAAGCACAATTGTCTTGATCATGCTGTGGCCACCTTCGATCGGATGCTCTCTGAGGGAATTGAGCCCGACACGGTTACATGGAACACGCTCATTGATTGTCATTGTAAGGCGGGGCGGCATGGTAGGGCGGAGGAGTTGTTTGAAGAAATGCAGGAGAAAGGATACTCGCCGTGTGCTACGACGTATAATATCATGATTAATTGTCTTGGGGACCAGGAGAGGTGGGAGGAAGTGAAGCGCTTGTTGGGGAAGATGCAGAGTCAAGGGTTGCTGCCAAATGTGGTGACTTACACCACTCTGGTTGATATTTATGGACAGTCGGGGAGGTTCGAGGATGCGATAGAGTGCTTAGAGGGCATGAAGTCTGCGGGATTAAGACCATCCTCGACAATGTACAATGCCTTGATTAATGCCTATGCGCAAAGG GGTTTGTCTGAGGAAGCAATAAAAGCATTTAGGGTCATGAGAGCAGATGGCCTGAAGCCTAGTCTTTTAGCTCTCAATTCATTAATAAATGCATTTGGTGAGGATAGAAGGGATGTTGAAGCCTTTGCTGTGTTGCAGTACATGAAAGAAAAT GACTTGAAACCAGATGTGGTCACCTATACTACGCTTATGAAAGCTCTGATTCGTGTTGATAAATATCATAAG GTTCCTTCTGTGTACGAGGAAATGATTTTGTCTGGGTGCACCCCAGATAGGAAAGCCAGAGCAATGTTACGGTCCGCTCTTAGATATATGAAGCAGACATTGAAGTCAATAAAATCATAG
- the LOC122274367 gene encoding vinorine synthase-like — protein sequence MEVEITSKECIKPSSSTPSNLKTRNLSLLDYDALPPAMGTTNFSKPFLYPSKRIARRFVFDASAITSLTAKTSSSSLRHLLSFTSHPCGTKKEHGQQQNPTRVEVVTALLDKCMRAASKAASGMQRPAIITHAVNLRQRAVTPLRETFMGNIVWSVGALCMQGDQETDLPFVITNLREAITKIDDDFYKSWDGSWCNFGLYDIDFGWGKPVWIGNVGLSEGTESWIPNLIVLMDTKTSGGIEAWVWLDKENMVIPVP from the exons ATGGAGGTTGAAATTACTTCCAAAGAGTGCATCAAACCCTCTTCCTCAACACCCTCAAACTTGAAAACCCGCAATCTCTCCCTCTTGGACTA CGATGCATTGCCTCCAGCGATGGGTACCACCAATTTTTCCAAGCCTTTTCTCTATCCAAGTAAGCGTATTGCAAGGAGATTTGTGTTTGATGCATCAGCCATTACATCACTTACGGCCAAAACAAGCAGCTCAA GCCTAAGGCATTTGCTCTCCTTTACTTCCCATCCATGTGGGACTAAGAAGGAGCACGGCCAACAGCAAAACCCCACGAGAGTTGAGGTAGTCACTGCACTCCTAGATAAATGCATGAGGGCTGCCTCCAAGGCAGCATCCGGTATGCAGAGACCAGCTATTATTACACATGCAGTGAATTTGCGCCAAAGAGCGGTTACTCCACTCCGAGAAACTTTTATGGGAAACATTGTTTGGTCAGTTGGTGCATTGTGCATGCAGGGTGATCAAGAGACGGACTTACCTTTcgtgattacaaatctcagagAAGCAATAACGAAAATCGATGACGACTTT TACAAGTCATGGGATGGATCTTGGTGTAACTTTGGTCTCTATGACATTGATTTTGGGTGGGGAAAGCCCGTGTGGATAGGCAACGTTGGTTTAAGCGAGGGTACTGAGAGTTGGATCCCAAATTTGATAGTGTTGATGGACACCAAAACCAGCGGTGGAATAGAAGCATGGGTGTGGTTGGACAAAGAAAACATGGTCATCCCAGTCCCATGA
- the LOC122274364 gene encoding uncharacterized protein LOC122274364, which produces MQVPNTTKTFLWRACFEALPTMLNLFKKKIVVSPMCPICCREEETTTHALWSCSSAMDVWSQGHIFFQKSTLREASFIELYERFTLLCDRELLDLFSVIARSIWLRRNKLLFEGSFLHPNILLRQASQSLEEFKIAQASKKVKTQVASIHPSRWTPPPSNWVKINWDAAVNVDQGRIGIGLVARDHEGSILATKKLSVPSLAEPVLAEALGAFHAASMARELGLNSVMLEGDALQIVAGINHHFERWDRVGMVLLDTRMVLSSLVQWKVVFVRRSGNQFAHGLAKESLELDESSVELVVRCLCNHVPSFP; this is translated from the coding sequence ATGCAGGTCCCTAATACCACAAAAACTTTCTTATGGCGTGCATGTTTTGAGGCTCTTCCCACCATGCTCAACCTTTTCAAGAAGAAGATAGTGGTATCTCCTATGTGCCCCATCTGCTGCAGAGAAGAGGAGACCACCACCCATGCTCTATGGAGCTGCAGTTCAGCCATGGATGTTTGGAGTCAAGGCCatatcttttttcaaaaaagcacTTTGAGGGAAGCCAGCTTTATAGAGTTGTATGAACGTTTCACTCTACTGTGTGATAGGGAATTACTTGACCTGTTCTCAGTCATTGCTAGGAGCATATGGTTAAGAAGGAATAAGCTACTGTTTGAAGGGTCATTCTTGCACCCAAACATACTACTGAGGCAAGCATCCCAGTCCCTGGAAGAGTTCAAGATAGCTCAAGCTAGTAAGAAGGTTAAAACTCAAGTGGCCTCTATTCACCCCTCGAGGTGGACCCCTCCTCCATCTAATTGGGTAAAaataaattgggatgctgctgTGAATGTGGATCAGGGTAGAATTGGAATAGGTTTGGTGGCCCGAGACCATGAGGGTTCCATTTTGGCCACTAAGAAGCTCTCTGTCCCCAGCTTGGCTGAACCTGTGTTGGCTGAAGCCTTAGGAGCTTTTCATGCAGCTTCCATGGCAAGGGAATTGGGGTTGAACTCGGTTATGCTGGAAGGAGATGCACTCCAGATTGTGGCAGGGATCAACCACCATTTTGAAAGATGGGATAGAGTGGGCATGGTTTTGTTGGACACTAGGATGGTACTATCTAGTTTGGTCCAGTGGAAGGTAGTTTTTGTTAGGAGGAGTGGCAACCAGTTTGCTCATGGTCTAGCTAAGGAATCTTTAGAGCTAGATGAGAGCTCGGTTGAGTTGGTCGTTAGATGTCTTTGTAATCATGTTCCATCTTTTCCTTGA
- the LOC122318624 gene encoding uncharacterized protein LOC122318624 isoform X1, with amino-acid sequence MVASSERLSAHFNFKLGPGRRFVRDVFPKTRGLGLELGKRWSRRVRDRVGQLGRVSCCGSNPVVSIRKATGSAKRMEKTEKWPFDPKKTPHKVRTQVSHAMPFASSQWRSVSKQEIQFYPRCTLGNTGPQSRDTPPKRDTGIANEKDWGISLLNENVNESGTNEDGSTWYRESGEDLGGNGYRSRRTRMGGQSHDGSSEWKETWWEKSDWSGYKELGVEKSGRNAEGDSWWETWQENLHQDEWSNLARIERSAQKQAKSGTENAGWFEKWWEKYDAKGWTEKGAHKYGRLNEQSWWEKWGEHYDGRGSVLKWTDKWAETELGTKWGDKWEEKFFAGIGSRQGETWHVSPIGERWSRTWGEEHFGNGKVHKYGKSTTGESWDIVVDEETYYEAEPHYGWADVVGDSSQLFSIQSRERPPGFYPNLEFGTSPPPPADDSLEELPPSY; translated from the exons ATGGTGGCGAGTTCCGAACGCTTATCGGCTCATTTCAATTTCAAGCTCGGGCCAGGACGGCGATTTGTCCGAGATGTTTTTCCTAAGACGCGTGGCCTCGGACTGGAGTTGGGGAAGCGGTGGAGCAGAAGGGTGCGTGACCGAGTTGGACAGCTGGGTCGAGTCAGCTGCTGCGGCTCCAACCCGGTGGTTTCGATCCGGAAAGCGACCGGGTCGGCGAAGCGCATGGAGAAGACAGAAAAATGGCCGTTCGACCCCAAGAAAACCCCCCACAAAGTCCGTACCCAAGTCTCCCATGCGATGCCCTTCGCTTCTTCTCA ATGGCGCTCTGTTTCGAAACAAGAAATACAATTCTACCCTCGTTGTACCCTGGGGAATACTGGTCCACAATCCCGTGACACTCCTCCAAAAAGAG ACACTGGTATTGCGAATGAGAAGGACTGGGGCATTAGCTTGCTGAATGAGAATGTTAATGAGTCTGGCACCAATGAAGATGGAAGTACTTGGTATCGAGAAAGCGGGGAAGATTTGGGTGGAAATGGATACAGATCTAGGCGGACAAGAATGGGTGGTCAGTCACACGATGGTTCCTCAGAATGGAAAGAAACG TGGTGGGAGAAAAGTGACTGGAGTGGATACAAAGAGCTAG GTGTGGAAAAATCTGGTAGAAATGCCGAAGGGGATTCATGGTGGGAAACATGGCAGGAAAATCTTCATCAAGATGAATGGAG TAATTTAGCAAGGATAGAGAGGAGTGCGCAGAAACAAGCAAAATCTGGCACTGAGAATGCTGGATGGTTTGAAAAGTG GTGGGAGAAATATGATGCTAAAGGCTGGACTGAGAAAGGGGCACATAAATATGGTAGACTGAACGAACAGTCATGGTGGGAGAAGTGGGGAGAGCATTATGACGGAAGAGGATCTGTTCTCAAATG GACAGATAAATGGGCTGAGACTGAACTCGGAACCAAATGGGGAGACAAATGGGAAGAGAAGTTCTTTGCTGGAATAGGTTCCCGGCAAGGGGAGACATGGCATGTATCTCCCATTGGTGAAC GTTGGTCAAGAACATGGGGGGAAGAACACTTCGGAAATGG TAAAGTGCATAAATATGGGAAGAGCACAACAGGTGAAAGCTGGGATATTGTTGTGGACGAGGAAACCTattatga GGCTGAACCTCATTATGGTTGGGCGGACGTTGTGGGTGACTCGAGTCAGTTATTTTCAATTCAATCTCGGGAGCGGCCTCCTGGTTTCTACCCAAATCTAGAGTTTGGGACATCTCCACCACCTCCGGCCGATGACTCACTGGAAGAGTTGCCTCCTTCCTATTGA
- the LOC122274363 gene encoding uncharacterized protein LOC122274363: METETLNISTGPKDVDVCLNHVHHRVDREMNSKLSKQFTAEEIKDALFQMNPMGAPGPDGFSALFYQSHWEVIGEDITKAALEILNEGGEIAPINNTFIVLMPKIKNPQKVLEYRPIYLCNVIYKVVSKVLSNRLKEILPLIIATTQRAFIPGRMILNNVIVAFETLHSMSTKGKGQQGYMAIKLDMSKVYDRVEWEFLRKVMAKMGFNSRWIRLIMGKLSINHLFFVDDSLLFCRANAREWSSIYFLLNLYEEASGQKLNKTKTSIFFSPNTKPATKEYILSLAGTRSSSCYEKYLGLPALIGRSKKAAFKSIIDRIKSRVGNWKNKFLSHAGKEILLKAVVQALPTYCMGVFKMPKSLLSDINRIMQQFWLGHLQNERKVHWVSWGQMGRSKATGGLGFRDLEVFNLTLLAK; encoded by the exons ATGGAGACAGAAACTCTAAATATTTCCACAG GTCCAAAAGATGTGGATGTCTGTTTGAATCATGTCCATCACAGAGTAGATAGAGAGATGAACTCCAAGCTATCCAAACAGTTTACAGCAGAAGAGATAAAGGATGCTCTTTTTCAGATGAATCCTATGGGTGCTCCTGGCCCAGATGGTTTTTCAGCCTTGTTTTACCAGTCTCATTGGGAAGTCATAGGAGAGGATATCACTAAAGCAGCCCTGGAAATATTAAATGAAGGTGGTGAGATTGCTCCTATTAATAATACCTTCATTGTCTTAATGCCAAAAATCAAGAATCCTCAGAAAGTACTCGAATATAGGCCTATCTACCTCTGTAATGTCATCTACAAAGTGGTCTCAAAAGTTCTATCCAACAGGCTGAAGGAGATCCTTCCTCTCATCATTGCCACTACACAAAGGGCTTTTATCCCCGGGAGGATGATCCTTAATAATGTCATTGTAGCCTTTGAAACTCTTCACTCAATGTCCACTAAAGGCAAAGGGCAGCAAGGTTACATGGCTATTAAATTGGACATGAGTAAGGtctatgatagggtggagtgggagTTCTTGAGGAAGGTCATGGCAAAAATGGGATTCAATAGTAGATGGATTAGACTAATCAT GGGAAAACTCAGCAtcaaccatttattttttgtagatgATAGTTTGCTCTTCTGTCGAGCAAATGCAAGAGAGTGGTCCTCTATCTATTTTCTGTTAAACCTCTATGAAGAAGCCTCTGGCCAGAAACTAAATAAGACAAAAACCtctatcttcttcagcccaaacACTAAACCAGCCACAAAAGAATACATCTTAAGCCTTGCAGGTACTAGATCTTCATCTTGTTATGAAAAGTACCTTGGACTACCAGCTCTCATAGGTAGATCCAAGAAGGCTGCCTTCAAGAGCATCATCGATAGAATCAAATCAAGAGTAGgaaattggaaaaataaattcctCTCTCATGCAGGCAAGGAAATACTTCTTAAGGCTGTGGTACAGGCCCTCCCTACTTATTGCATGGGGGTCTTCAAAATGCCCAAATCCTTGCTCAGTGATATTAACAGAATCATGCAGCAATTCTGGTTAGGCCAtctacaaaatgaaagaaaggtGCACTGGGTGTCTTGGGGTCAGATGGGAAGATCGAAAGCTACAGGAGGACTGGGGTTTAGAGACCTTGAGGTTTTTAATTTGACATTGCTGGCAAAGTAA
- the LOC122318623 gene encoding O-fucosyltransferase 16-like, whose translation MAFQRRRHHYYLRLQRLFPFISALSAALLILLSLLSFFAPSPVDSVHLRHRSFLKVRNDDTVGISSFRVPSGGGRSVRDLWSSRNYKFYYGCSNASKKFQKAEAITHPNRYLAIATSGGLNQQRTGITDAVVAARILNATLVVPKLDQKSFWKDSSNFSEIFDVDWFISFLSEDIKIIQHLPRKGGEILDPYTMRVPRKCSERCYESRVLPVLLERHAVQLTKFDYRLANKLGTDLQKLRCRVNYHALRFIDPILQMGEKLVHWMRMKGKHYIALHLRFEPDMLAFSGCYYGGGEKERKELAAIRRRWKTLHISNPDKERRHGKCPLTPEEVGLMLRALGYGSDVHIYVASGEVYGGEETLAPLKALFPNLYSKETIATEEELEPFSSFSSRMAALDFIVCDESDVFVTNNNGNMARILAGRRRYFGHKPSIRPNAKKLYRLFLSRNNMTWEAFASRVRTFQRGFMGEPKEVRPGRGEFHENPSTCICEDSDAKTEERDSRPRKHGKGHYPAIKDVVIDVQNLDDEPEWLDMDDNEDRNDPLEKGLFNRTVSDFDGAISDDDPELEEIISD comes from the exons ATGGCGTTTCAGAGGCGGCGCCACCACTATTACCTCCGCCTCCAGCGTCTTTTCCCGTTTATCTCCGCCTTGTCCGCCGCACTTCTCATCCTGTTATCTCTACTATCCTTTTTCGCCCCTTCCCCCGTCGATTCCGTTCACCTCCGCCACCGTTCCttt CTTAAGGTTCGCAACGACGATACAGTTGGAATTTCGTCATTTCGTGTTCCG AGTGGCGGGGGGAGATCGGTTCGTGATCTTTGGAGCTCTAGAAATTACAAGTTCTACTACGGTTGCAGCAATGCCAGCAAGAAGTTTCAAA AAGCTGAAGCTATTACGCATCCCAATCGATACCTGGCAATAGCAACCAGTGGGGGCTTGAATCAACAAAGAACTGGT ATTACAGATGCTGTGGTTGCTGCCCGTATATTAAATGCTACTCTTGTTGTTCCAAAGTTGGACCAAAAGTCCTTCTGGAAAGATTCCAG TAACTTTTCGGAGATCTTTGATGTTGATTGGTTTATATCATTTCTGTCGGAAGACATTAAAATTATTCAGCATCTGCCTAGGAAGGGAGGGGAAATTTTGGATCCATACACCATGCGTGTGCCAAGGAAGTGTAGTGAAAGATGTTATGAAAGTCGTGTATTGCCCGTTCTATTGGAAAGGCAT GCTGTTCAGCTCACCAAATTTGATTACAGACTTGCAAACAAGTTGGGCACAGATTTGCAAAAGTTGAGATGTAGAGTTAACTACCATGCGTTAAGGTTTATTGATCCAATACTTCAGATGGGTGAAAAATTGGTTCACTGGATGAGGATGAAAGGCAAGCATTATATCGCATTGCACCTGAG GTTTGAACCTGATATGCTTGCATTCTCGGGATGCTATTATGGTGGtggagaaaaggaaaggaaagaactgGCTGCAATACGGAGGAGGTGGAAAACTTTACAT ATCAGCAATCCTGATAAGGAAAGGAGGCATGGAAAATGCCCACTCACACCAGAAGAAGTAGGTCTGATGCTGAGAGCACTGGGATATGGCAGTGATGTCCACATTTACGTGGCATCTGGGGAAGTGTATGGAGGGGAAGAGACATTGGCACCCTTGAAAGCACTCTTCCCAAATCTCTATTCAAAAGAAACTATAGCCACTGAGGAGGAGTTGGAAccgttttcttcattttcttctcgCATGGCTGCACTTGATTTCATAGTGTGTGATGAAAGTGATGTATTTGTGACAAACAATAATGGTAATATGGCAAGAATATTGGCTGGACGAAG GAGATATTTTGGACACAAACCTTCTATTCGACCAAATGCTAAAAAGCTATATCGGTTGTTCTTGAGCAGAAATAACATGACTTGGGAAGCGTTTGCCTCTAGAGTTCGTACTTTTCAAAGAGGTTTCATGGGGGAGCCAAAAGAAGTGAGGCCTGGCAGAGGTGAATTTCATGAGAACCCATCTACATGTATATGCGAAGATTCTGATGCCAAGACAGAAGAAAGAGACTCCAGACCTAGAAAACATGGCAAGGGTCATTATCCCGCCATAAAAGATGTagtaattgatgttcaaaatcTTGATGATGAGCCAGAATGGCTTGATATGGATGACAATGAAGATCGGAATGACCCCCTAGAGAAAGGTCTCTTCAACAGAACTGTTTCGGATTTTGATGGAGCAATCTCTGATGATGATCCTGAGTTGGAAGAGATTATTTCGGACTAA
- the LOC122318624 gene encoding uncharacterized protein LOC122318624 isoform X2, translating to MVASSERLSAHFNFKLGPGRRFVRDVFPKTRGLGLELGKRWSRRVRDRVGQLGRVSCCGSNPVVSIRKATGSAKRMEKTEKWPFDPKKTPHKVRTQVSHAMPFASSQWRSVSKQEIQFYPRCTLGNTGPQSRDTPPKRDTGIANEKDWGISLLNENVNESGTNEDGSTWYRESGEDLGGNGYRSRRTRMGGQSHDGSSEWKETWWEKSDWSGYKELGVEKSGRNAEGDSWWETWQENLHQDEWSNLARIERSAQKQAKSGTENAGWFEKWWEKYDAKGWTEKGAHKYGRLNEQSWWEKWGEHYDGRGSVLKWTDKWAETELGTKWGDKWEEKFFAGIGSRQGETWHVSPIGEHYNFGNIYPWPHM from the exons ATGGTGGCGAGTTCCGAACGCTTATCGGCTCATTTCAATTTCAAGCTCGGGCCAGGACGGCGATTTGTCCGAGATGTTTTTCCTAAGACGCGTGGCCTCGGACTGGAGTTGGGGAAGCGGTGGAGCAGAAGGGTGCGTGACCGAGTTGGACAGCTGGGTCGAGTCAGCTGCTGCGGCTCCAACCCGGTGGTTTCGATCCGGAAAGCGACCGGGTCGGCGAAGCGCATGGAGAAGACAGAAAAATGGCCGTTCGACCCCAAGAAAACCCCCCACAAAGTCCGTACCCAAGTCTCCCATGCGATGCCCTTCGCTTCTTCTCA ATGGCGCTCTGTTTCGAAACAAGAAATACAATTCTACCCTCGTTGTACCCTGGGGAATACTGGTCCACAATCCCGTGACACTCCTCCAAAAAGAG ACACTGGTATTGCGAATGAGAAGGACTGGGGCATTAGCTTGCTGAATGAGAATGTTAATGAGTCTGGCACCAATGAAGATGGAAGTACTTGGTATCGAGAAAGCGGGGAAGATTTGGGTGGAAATGGATACAGATCTAGGCGGACAAGAATGGGTGGTCAGTCACACGATGGTTCCTCAGAATGGAAAGAAACG TGGTGGGAGAAAAGTGACTGGAGTGGATACAAAGAGCTAG GTGTGGAAAAATCTGGTAGAAATGCCGAAGGGGATTCATGGTGGGAAACATGGCAGGAAAATCTTCATCAAGATGAATGGAG TAATTTAGCAAGGATAGAGAGGAGTGCGCAGAAACAAGCAAAATCTGGCACTGAGAATGCTGGATGGTTTGAAAAGTG GTGGGAGAAATATGATGCTAAAGGCTGGACTGAGAAAGGGGCACATAAATATGGTAGACTGAACGAACAGTCATGGTGGGAGAAGTGGGGAGAGCATTATGACGGAAGAGGATCTGTTCTCAAATG GACAGATAAATGGGCTGAGACTGAACTCGGAACCAAATGGGGAGACAAATGGGAAGAGAAGTTCTTTGCTGGAATAGGTTCCCGGCAAGGGGAGACATGGCATGTATCTCCCATTGGTGAAC ATTATAATTTTGGTAATATTTATCCCTGGCCACATATGTAG